One stretch of Daphnia pulicaria isolate SC F1-1A chromosome 6, SC_F0-13Bv2, whole genome shotgun sequence DNA includes these proteins:
- the LOC124343303 gene encoding cobalamin trafficking protein CblD-like codes for MASRLLSRRYFIISGKDLKSYAKALHQPHGKHFSSQGSGDKRHPHAIVLLDENADGTTVWPDPSLGLLGPKDLRMPLPGNVGFSHRISPSVSPATVQSTKKTWQDTELFSTLTNYERQYQVVKQSAQEDLDELNSTEIEELLLDLPQPSDVLECVAQDCPKLVRKDFADLFPSRDVTFGPLTVVTLAQKTKSDMSSWSEVVEYEREELVACFVDAAKEICEQLQNDGYWSDFIDPSSGRPYLGSYTNATLFETDERYRHLGFSIEDLGCCKIIRHGTWGTHAFVGCIFTNAPFDGDALQDVLRSHRLKN; via the exons ATGGCTTCGAGA CTACTGTCCCGACGTTATTTCATCATCTCtggaaaagatttgaaatctTATGCCAAAGCTCTGCATCAGCCTCATGGGAAACATTTTTCGTCCCAAGGAAGTGGTGATAAACGCCATCCACATGCAATTGTACTTCTAGATGAAAATGCTGATG GTACAACAGTGTGGCCAGATCCAAGTTTAGGATTACTAGGTCCAAAAGATTTGAGAATGCCCTTGCCTGGTAATGTTGGATTTTCTCATCGTATTTCTCCTTCTGTATCACCAGCTACTGTCCAAAGCACAAAAAAGACATGGCAGGATACAGAACTGTTTTCCACATTAACTAATTACGAGAGGCAGTATCAagttgtaaaacagtcagctcaagaagatcttgatgaacTTAATTCAACAGAAATAGAAGAACTTTTATTGGACCTACCTCAGCCATCAGATGTCCTTGAATGTGTTGCTCAAGACTGTCCTAAACTCGTTcgaaaag ATTTTGCTGATCTTTTCCCCAGTCGTGATGTCACATTCGGCCCCTTGACTGTAGTAACATTGGCTCAGAAAACCAAAAGCGATATGAGCTCATGGAGTGAAGTTGTAGAATACGAAAGGGAAGAGCTCGTCGCCTGT TTTGTCGACGCGGCCAAAGAAATTTGCGAACAACTGCAGAATGACGGCTATTGGTCTGATTTTATCGATCCTTCTTCTGGTCGACCGTATTTGGGAAGCTATACGAATGCCACGTTGTTCGAAACAGACGAACGTTATCGTCATTTAGGATTTTCCATAGAAGATCTCGGATGCTGTAAAATCATTCGTCACGGTACATGGGGAACTCATGCGTTTGTCG GATGTATTTTTACCAATGCTCCTTTTGACGGCGATGCGCTGCAAGACGTTCTTCGTAGtcatcgtttgaaaaattag